The DNA segment CCTATCAGCATATATTTTTCTTGCCTCTTCAAGGATTTCTTTAACTTTTTCTTCATCAGTTATAATCTTAACCTTACATTTTTCAATTATTGGGAAGTGTTCTTTAAATAATGCTTTTACTACCTCTGCAATGTGTTTTAACCTCAATCCCTTGTTGAATGAGTTTTTATTTATCCTAACCCAAACTTGGTCTCTTTGGTTTAAGTGCATAACTCCTTCAATGTAGTTTAAGAACTCATGGACTCTCCTCTCTAAGACCCCTTCAATATCCTTTTCTAATCCTTTTCCATTAACTTCAACAACTATTGCAAATGGATTTCTACTTCCCTCATCTATCTCATCCAACTCTTTTCCAATAACCTCAATACCATCCTCAACATCATCCTTAACCACAACTAACTCACAACCATAGCTCTTAGGTCCTGCTAACTCAACTTGCATATCTGGGCCTCTAACCCTCTCCCCCTCATTCATCGGTCCTACTGACACAGGAATATCAAATTCAGCAACCTTAACCTCAACGCCTTTCATTTTCAAAGCATTTTCAACAATATTCTCAATATCTGAACTCTCTAATGCCCCTTCAATAACTGGAACTGGGTTGTTTGTTATAACTGGGACTCCTGCCTTTATACACCCTGCCCCTGCTGCAAGTGTTATGTCATCAACATCCCCTAATGCCACAACAACTCCTGGAACTCTGTTTGTTATGTAATCAATTATTTCCTCTGCCTTTCCTGGTTCAATACCCCCAAAAATTAGCGGGGCTCTTATAGCAAGGTTTGCAGCATGGACTGCAGAGGTTATGCCATCTCCAAGTGGAACCAATAATTTATCCAATCCATATTCTATTCCTGCTTCATCCATTTCCTTAACTATTTCCCCAACAAACAACGCTAAAATATTTCTCTTCCTTATGTCATCAATCAATTTTCTTAATTTTTCCTCATCTCCAACCTTTCCAATAACAACCAAAATTGCCGGGATTTTTCCTTCTACAAGTGGAACCCCTAAGCCCCTTAAGGTTTCATCAGGAATAAAGCCAACATAAGGTTCTTTGTAGGGTGTTTCTTCTGTTGCGTATTTTAGTGCCTCCAATGCCTCTGCACATAATAATGTTACAACCCCTGCATCGAGAGCATTTTCTAAGGTTTTATCATCTTTAATTTCAAGTGAATTTATCAATTCCCTCAATTCATTGATGTCTTTAATCTTTTTTCCTAAAAGACCATATATTAGAGGGAGGTTATAGTTTGTTCCTTTATAGCCAACTTCCCTATTTTCTACATCTTTTAATGCATCTTTTGTTAAATTCAACACCTTCTTTGCCCCTTCAATTATATTTTCAACAACCATCTGTTTCACCACCATTTATAATGATTAATCATTACAAATATCTTAACTACAAACTGTCGTTTGCGGAAATTTGCACGC comes from the Methanotorris formicicus Mc-S-70 genome and includes:
- the acsB gene encoding acetyl-CoA decarbonylase/synthase complex subunit alpha/beta, which translates into the protein MVVENIIEGAKKVLNLTKDALKDVENREVGYKGTNYNLPLIYGLLGKKIKDINELRELINSLEIKDDKTLENALDAGVVTLLCAEALEALKYATEETPYKEPYVGFIPDETLRGLGVPLVEGKIPAILVVIGKVGDEEKLRKLIDDIRKRNILALFVGEIVKEMDEAGIEYGLDKLLVPLGDGITSAVHAANLAIRAPLIFGGIEPGKAEEIIDYITNRVPGVVVALGDVDDITLAAGAGCIKAGVPVITNNPVPVIEGALESSDIENIVENALKMKGVEVKVAEFDIPVSVGPMNEGERVRGPDMQVELAGPKSYGCELVVVKDDVEDGIEVIGKELDEIDEGSRNPFAIVVEVNGKGLEKDIEGVLERRVHEFLNYIEGVMHLNQRDQVWVRINKNSFNKGLRLKHIAEVVKALFKEHFPIIEKCKVKIITDEEKVKEILEEARKIYADRDARARELSEEDVDVFYGCVMCQSFAPTHVCIITPDRPSLCGSISYFDARAAAKIDPEGPIFEVPKGELLDEKLGIYSGVNEVVESRSQGSVKEVAMHSALTSPCTSCGCFEAIAFYIPEVDGFGVVDRNFKGETPFGLPFSSLAGQCSGGKQVPGFVGIAIEYMRSPKFLQGDGGWQRVVWLPKELKEKVKDAIPEDLYDKIATEEDVSNTEELAKFLEEKGHPVMKKVEETEEEKIEESKEVKEEEKGIEIGETILDIAKERGIQIIMKNVKIVINFNVRR